Proteins encoded together in one Impatiens glandulifera chromosome 1, dImpGla2.1, whole genome shotgun sequence window:
- the LOC124931203 gene encoding neurofilament heavy polypeptide-like — MLVGLIEGTKVNWAKEIFNNLKDMVKPDSARSWGYAIPLGKILLHHNINTGPGVTIRSGRLIRSKHFLERKQPAPGSTEEEESASTSERTESEKTDDERPNDEELSGPSPDNTGTGANPENDEADEEGSEEEEEDDQTKADIIARRILEVIALRGEKVGDIYREWHEYRFSKLFKHILPGFTDEECFKRMKEIEDAVMSLTNAETIHEALDRTAIIRPRARLQKLTVRIRKIKERYEEGTPKDNLTPLVLERLEKARGELDEEIERLEVMCRQREIPHSPASQIDKGQTHSATPFRADPVTNETDERTETPITAQLQHEEPGVAEPGITEERVKFLLQEFADSAIHPLEEKMKRTVSLALRFANNTRHTLLRTDDRISQVEADYREEAVLRSNHLHRTETLEEDTSGLKDDFDRLERETEQRLKEVTEDLVGSTLDRVSELEKKNAGLEDRNDKLEADLKALTAQVDELIKAKMNVDAAVVEANARAAQEVQDAMDEEARLAKEPPQLTEEERAERERRTRAKYLGLEESQKEAPSSSVPAKRKRKSSKKAQVAELLNEVTNTVIESQPDQATHTEEEEDEEHLERRPTRQRVSESASQPQPVKRKRNKDLMASYDFSDSE; from the exons ATGCTAGTCGGCTTAATAGAAGGTACGAAGGTAAACTGGGCGAAGGAAATATTCAACAACTTGAAAGATATGGTGAAACCAGATTCtgcccggtcatggggatacgccatcccccTTGGAAAAATATTGCTCCATcataacatcaacaccggtcctggtgtcaCTATCCGATCAGGACGGTTAATAAGATCCAAACACTTCCTggagaggaagcagccggcaCCCggctccacag AGGAGGAAGAGTCGGCCTCCACATCTGAACGAACCGAATCTGAGAAAACCGATGATGAAAGACCGAACGATGAAGAGCTTTCGGGTCCAAGTCCCGATAATACCGGTACGGGCGCAAATCCTGAAAACGACGAGGCCGATGAAGAAGGCagtgaagaggaggaggaggacgaccAGACGAAGGCCGATATTATAGCGCGCCGAATCCTGGAGGTCATTGCACTGCGAGGTGAAAAGGTTGGCGAtatataccgggaatggcacgagtaccGGTTCAGCAAACtttttaaacacattttacCGGGCTTCACCGACGAAGAATGCTTCAAAAGAATGAAGGAGATAGAGGACGCAGTCATGAGCCTCACAAACGCGGAAACCATTCACGAAGCTTTGGACCGAACCGCCATCATAAGACCGCGAGCCCGGCTACAGAAGCTAACCGTACGGATCCGGAAGATTAAGGAACGGTACGAAGAGGGAACACCGAAGGATAACTTAACGCCCTTGGTGTTAGAAAGACTTGAGAAAGCGAGAGGAGAACTCGATgaagaaatagagcggctggagGTGATGTGCAGACAACGCGAAATACCGCACTCTCCAGCTTCTCAGATAGATAAGGGTCAAACTCATAGTGCAACACCGTTTCGGGCGGATCCAGTAACAAACGAAACCGATGAAAGGACGGAGACTCCTATCACCGCGCAACTTCAACATGAAGAACCGGGAGTCGCCGAACCGGGCATTACAGAAGAAAGAGTTAAGTTCCTccttcaagagtttgcagacTCAGCGATTCACCCACTAgaggagaagatgaagagaaCCGTAAGCCTGGCACTCCGGTTCGCCAACAATACAAGGCATACTCTGTTAAGGACAGATGACCGGATCTCACAAGTCGAAGCTGACTACCGGGAAGAAGCGGTTTTGCGCAGCAACCATCTTCACCGAACTGAGACCTTGGAAGAAGACACCTCAGGACTAAAGGATGACTTCGAtcggcttgaaagagagaccgaacAAAGATTAAAAGAGGTCACTGAGGATCTAGTCGGCTCAACACTTGATAGGGTCTCGGAactggaaaagaagaatgcgggtcttgaagaccgcaacgacAAACTCGaggccgacctcaaggcgcttACCGCACAAGTTGATGAATTAATCAAAGCTAAGATGAATGTGGATGCTGCGGTTGTGGAAGCGAATGCCCGAGCGGCTCAGGAAGTCCAGGATGCGATGGACGAAGAAGCAAGGTTAGCAAAGGAGCCACCGCAACTAACTGAGGAAGAAAGAGCCGAGCGCGAACGAAGAACAAGGGCTAAATATCTGGGACTTGAAGAATCT CAAAAGGAGGCCCCTTCatcttcggttccggcaaaacGGAAACGGAAATCATCAAAGAAGGCTCAAGTGGCCGAGCTGCTGAATGAGGTCACTAACACGGTTATTGAAAGTCAACCAGATCAGGCTACTcacacagaagaagaagaagatgaagagcacCTAGAGCGGCGGCCcacaagacaacgagtctccGAATCAGCAAGTCAACCGCAACCGGTTAAGAGAAAACGGAACAAGGATTTGATGGCCAGCTACGACTTCTCcgactcggaatag